From Cellulomonas oligotrophica, a single genomic window includes:
- a CDS encoding FtsK/SpoIIIE domain-containing protein, with the protein MRTRLTVLRGSSALDVVVGTDAAASVGDVATALVRSDAVPATPTPTLQVIGSDGARGALLRPDTPLPDSGVRSGSTVTVTDGAARFVTAGTGAPALVRLQAVAGPATGLVVDLPAGVWTVGRGSGADVRLADLQVSNRHARFVVSDRVTVADTGSLNGVLVDGGRVDRAPLSPGQDVVLGESVLRFDWLVDPATVAAGGVTRFNRSPRVVPRYPEREVQAPAPPEPPAPGRFPWVAMVAPAAMGLALYAVTRSVLSLVFVGLAPLLAAGTWLDKKLRDRQQLKDATTRFRTALQDLTDDVTAAHELEQRQRREEEPDTWTALRAALDATPVLWSRRRTDDTFATVHLGLGADTSRTRIVLPPRGRALPEVWADLQSTVSGLADVSDVPHLVSIPQAGAFGVAGVDRDAVMRAVLAQLVALHSPADLQVAAFASRRTARTWDWLKWLPHVSSAHLASGPAPARVLLTRLEELVAERLTTRASRFPVLVVLVENDTPAERGRLVRLAEDGPAAGIHVLWSGDRVSDLPAACTRFVDLDAGPDGPRVGSTAERSWRAANPPRLDDAAVASLSRHLASFVDAGAPTLDESDVPRQVTWLQVAGHDLADQPAAVIDRWNQTGSLIDRDAARTRRTTDATLRAVVGAGADGDFVLDLREQGPHALVGGTTGSGKSEFLQSWVLAMAATHSPDRVTFLLVDYKGGAAFADCVHLPHCVGLVTDLTPHLVRRALTSLRAELRRREKLLAAKGAKDLLTLERTGDPDTPPALVIVVDEFAALVSDVPEFVDGMIDVAQRGRSLGLHLILATQRPAGVIRDNLRANTNLRVALRVADEHDSTDVLGTDVAAAFDPAIPGRGAVRTGPDRVAIFQAAYAGGHTPPTPPRPTVELATLDFGPGTPLDVPGDASTSNGPSDISRVVATIRVAAESAGVRPPARPWLPELAPTYDLQDLPAAPAVAFGVVDVPEEQAQHAVSWDPDTHGSLVVHGTSGSGKSTTLRTLAVATPGPVHVYGIDASSGGLDMLTPLPRVGSIIDADDHERVARLVRLLHETLDERAAAFAAAHASTLTDHRAKTGQDLPRILLLIDGLGALRDAYETDLTHQHLWSGIGRVVTEGRPLGVHLAATAERPSAIPTTWGPSLGYRLVLRQTDEAAYLQMDVPRDALTPTSPPGRAVVAGTTSELQVAVPAGSTDPAAQARALSRTVPADETPAPAIGRLPTVLTTSEIPSTLAGKPVLGLAGDTLTPITFDPSGAFLVAGSPGSGRSTTLTWLAQAVTAALPGARAVYLGSRRSPAALDTIWESTATNEADATDLARDLAQTAAHDPDGTPLVLVIEALGEWIGTTAETPLLSLIKSARRNGHLVIAEGETPTWASGWPLIAEVRNTRRGLVLAPETHDGDTLFRVPFPRASRATYPPGRGVWVEAGRTRLVQIPHPARRTPGA; encoded by the coding sequence GTGAGGACGCGTCTGACCGTGCTGCGGGGGTCGTCGGCGCTGGACGTCGTCGTCGGCACCGATGCCGCAGCGTCCGTCGGGGACGTCGCGACCGCCCTCGTCCGGTCCGACGCCGTACCGGCTACGCCGACGCCGACGCTGCAGGTCATCGGTTCGGACGGAGCGCGTGGTGCGCTCTTGCGCCCGGATACGCCGCTGCCGGACTCCGGGGTGCGTTCGGGCAGCACCGTTACAGTGACCGACGGGGCGGCACGGTTCGTCACGGCAGGCACAGGCGCACCGGCGCTCGTACGGCTCCAGGCCGTCGCGGGCCCGGCGACCGGTCTGGTCGTGGATCTGCCGGCAGGGGTGTGGACCGTGGGCCGTGGGAGCGGCGCCGACGTGCGGCTCGCGGACCTGCAGGTCTCGAACCGGCACGCCCGGTTCGTGGTGTCCGACCGGGTGACGGTGGCGGACACCGGCTCGCTGAACGGTGTGCTGGTCGACGGTGGTCGGGTCGACCGGGCCCCGCTGAGCCCGGGGCAGGACGTCGTCCTGGGTGAGAGCGTGCTGCGGTTCGACTGGTTGGTGGACCCGGCGACCGTCGCCGCGGGCGGGGTGACGCGGTTCAACCGGTCGCCGCGGGTCGTGCCCCGGTACCCCGAGCGGGAGGTCCAGGCGCCGGCTCCCCCGGAGCCGCCTGCGCCGGGCCGGTTCCCGTGGGTGGCGATGGTGGCCCCGGCCGCCATGGGCCTGGCCCTGTACGCGGTGACACGGTCGGTGCTCTCGCTGGTGTTCGTGGGCCTGGCGCCGCTGCTGGCCGCCGGGACGTGGTTGGACAAGAAGCTGCGGGACCGCCAGCAGCTCAAGGACGCCACGACCCGGTTCCGTACCGCGCTGCAGGATCTGACCGACGACGTCACCGCCGCGCACGAGCTCGAGCAGCGCCAGCGGCGCGAGGAGGAGCCCGACACGTGGACGGCGCTGCGGGCCGCCCTCGACGCGACACCGGTGCTGTGGTCACGCCGGCGGACGGACGACACGTTCGCGACCGTGCACCTCGGCCTGGGCGCTGACACCTCGCGGACCCGGATCGTCCTGCCCCCGCGCGGACGTGCGCTGCCCGAGGTCTGGGCCGACCTGCAGAGCACAGTGAGCGGGCTGGCAGACGTCTCGGACGTGCCGCACCTGGTCTCGATCCCGCAGGCGGGGGCCTTCGGTGTCGCAGGCGTGGACCGTGACGCCGTCATGCGCGCTGTCCTGGCGCAGCTGGTCGCGCTGCACTCACCGGCGGATCTGCAGGTCGCCGCGTTCGCGTCCCGGCGCACGGCCCGGACGTGGGACTGGCTCAAGTGGCTCCCGCACGTCAGCAGCGCCCATCTGGCGTCCGGGCCAGCACCCGCCCGGGTGCTGCTCACCCGCCTGGAGGAGCTCGTCGCTGAGCGGTTGACGACCCGCGCGAGCCGCTTCCCCGTGCTCGTCGTCCTGGTCGAGAACGACACACCGGCCGAGCGGGGCCGGCTGGTCCGGCTCGCCGAGGACGGCCCCGCGGCGGGGATCCACGTGCTGTGGTCGGGCGACCGCGTCAGCGACCTGCCCGCGGCCTGCACGCGTTTTGTCGACCTCGACGCCGGCCCCGACGGGCCCAGGGTCGGGTCGACCGCCGAGCGGTCGTGGCGGGCGGCGAACCCCCCGCGGCTCGACGACGCAGCCGTCGCGTCGTTGTCCCGGCACCTGGCGTCGTTCGTCGATGCCGGTGCCCCGACCCTCGACGAGTCGGACGTGCCCCGCCAGGTCACCTGGCTCCAGGTCGCCGGCCACGACCTGGCGGACCAGCCCGCGGCCGTCATCGACCGGTGGAACCAGACCGGCTCCCTCATCGACCGCGACGCCGCCCGCACCCGCCGCACCACCGACGCGACCCTGCGGGCCGTGGTCGGCGCCGGAGCCGACGGGGACTTCGTCCTCGATCTGCGCGAGCAAGGACCGCACGCACTGGTCGGAGGCACGACCGGCTCCGGCAAGTCCGAGTTCCTGCAGTCCTGGGTGCTGGCGATGGCGGCGACCCACTCCCCCGACCGTGTCACGTTCCTGCTGGTCGACTACAAGGGCGGCGCCGCGTTCGCCGACTGCGTGCACCTGCCGCACTGCGTGGGCCTGGTCACCGACCTCACCCCGCACCTGGTCCGGCGGGCGCTGACGTCGCTGCGCGCCGAGCTGCGTCGACGCGAGAAGCTCCTGGCCGCGAAGGGCGCCAAGGACCTGCTCACCCTCGAACGCACCGGTGACCCCGACACGCCACCGGCGCTGGTGATCGTCGTCGACGAGTTCGCCGCGCTGGTCTCCGACGTCCCGGAGTTCGTCGACGGGATGATCGACGTCGCCCAACGCGGTCGGTCCCTGGGGCTGCACCTGATCCTGGCGACCCAACGCCCCGCGGGCGTCATCCGCGACAACCTCCGCGCGAACACCAACCTGCGCGTCGCCCTGCGGGTCGCCGACGAGCACGACTCGACCGACGTGCTCGGGACCGACGTCGCCGCGGCGTTCGACCCCGCCATCCCCGGCCGCGGGGCCGTGCGCACGGGACCGGACCGTGTCGCGATCTTCCAGGCCGCGTACGCCGGCGGCCACACACCGCCCACCCCACCGCGCCCGACCGTCGAGCTCGCCACGCTCGACTTCGGCCCCGGCACACCTCTCGACGTCCCCGGCGACGCCTCCACCAGCAACGGCCCGTCCGACATCTCCCGCGTCGTGGCCACCATCCGGGTCGCTGCCGAGTCCGCCGGTGTGCGCCCGCCGGCACGGCCGTGGTTGCCCGAGCTCGCCCCCACCTACGACCTGCAGGACCTGCCCGCCGCGCCCGCAGTCGCGTTCGGCGTCGTCGACGTCCCCGAGGAGCAGGCGCAGCATGCGGTGAGCTGGGACCCCGACACCCACGGGTCCCTCGTCGTGCACGGCACCAGCGGCTCAGGCAAGTCGACGACGCTGCGCACGCTCGCCGTCGCGACACCCGGCCCCGTGCACGTCTACGGCATCGACGCGTCCTCCGGCGGCCTGGACATGCTCACGCCCCTGCCCAGGGTCGGATCGATCATCGACGCCGACGACCACGAACGCGTCGCCAGGCTCGTACGCCTGCTGCACGAGACCCTGGACGAACGCGCAGCCGCGTTCGCCGCAGCGCACGCCTCGACGCTGACGGACCACCGGGCCAAGACCGGCCAGGACCTGCCCCGCATCCTGCTGCTGATCGACGGGCTCGGCGCCCTCCGGGACGCGTACGAGACCGACCTCACCCACCAGCACCTGTGGTCCGGGATCGGCCGAGTCGTGACCGAAGGGCGCCCGCTGGGCGTGCACCTGGCCGCGACCGCCGAACGCCCCTCGGCGATCCCCACGACGTGGGGGCCGTCACTGGGCTACCGCCTCGTCCTGCGCCAGACCGACGAGGCCGCCTACCTGCAGATGGACGTGCCCCGCGACGCCCTGACCCCCACGTCACCGCCAGGACGCGCCGTCGTCGCCGGCACCACCTCCGAGCTGCAGGTCGCGGTCCCCGCAGGCTCCACAGACCCGGCAGCCCAAGCCCGCGCACTGTCGCGGACCGTCCCGGCCGACGAGACCCCCGCACCCGCGATCGGTCGCCTCCCGACGGTGCTCACCACCAGCGAGATCCCCAGCACCCTCGCAGGCAAACCCGTTCTCGGCCTGGCCGGAGACACCCTCACACCCATCACGTTCGACCCCAGCGGCGCCTTCCTCGTCGCAGGGTCGCCCGGCTCCGGCCGGTCGACGACACTCACCTGGCTGGCCCAGGCCGTCACCGCCGCGCTACCCGGCGCCCGGGCGGTCTACCTCGGGTCCCGCCGCTCACCCGCCGCACTCGACACCATCTGGGAGTCGACCGCGACGAACGAGGCCGACGCCACAGACCTCGCCCGCGACCTGGCGCAGACCGCCGCCCACGACCCCGACGGCACGCCACTGGTCCTGGTCATCGAAGCGCTGGGCGAATGGATCGGCACAACCGCCGAAACACCGCTGCTCTCACTCATCAAGTCGGCGCGACGCAACGGACACCTCGTCATCGCCGAGGGCGAGACCCCGACCTGGGCGTCGGGATGGCCCCTGATCGCCGAGGTCCGCAACACCCGTCGCGGCCTGGTCCTCGCACCCGAGACACACGACGGAGACACCCTCTTCCGCGTCCCCTTCCCCCGCGCCTCCCGCGCCACCTACCCACCCGGACGCGGCGTCTGGGTCGAGGCAGGCAGGACCCGACTCGTGCAGATCCCCCACCCAGCCCGTCGAACGCCGGGCGCATGA